The following are from one region of the Nicotiana tabacum cultivar K326 chromosome 3, ASM71507v2, whole genome shotgun sequence genome:
- the LOC107802378 gene encoding uncharacterized protein LOC107802378 codes for MVGIMARRPLSHRILTWDNRETDFSGEPAINNSDTVFSFLDEEGQSSSPESINDDVYVRDQDEDEEKEINENVEDNEFWETQHQLLQAVLCRTTSLETQIRRITKETVKETKQSENGCSCRKMSNNGCRNCVMQELCSRLQNGGFNSAICKSKWRSSPDIPSGEHTFIDVVDNSNPKKGEVRIIIELNLRAEFEIAKASEEYNQLIKCLPEVFVGKIERLMSLIKILCNAAKKCMKEKKIHMAPWRKHKYMQAKWLKTFERMSSSTTAKFPLSSDQEYSSSRLPRPRASMLTMDFLEILPNLRYTALQVA; via the exons ATGGTCGGAATAATGGCTAGGAGACCTCTAAGTCACCGGATTCTGACGTGGGATAACCGGGAAACTGATTTTTCCGGCGAGCCTGCAATTAATAATTCAGACACCGTTTTCAGCTTTCTTGATGAGGAGGGTCAAAGTTCGTCGCCGGAAAGTATTAATGATGATGTTTATGTTAGAGACcaagatgaagatgaagagaaagaaatcaatgaaaatgttgaagacAATGAATTCTGGGAAACTCAACATCAACTTTTGCAA GCTGTACTATGCCGGACAACATCATTAGAAACACAAATCcgaagaattactaaagaaactGTAAAAGAAACAAAGCAGTCGGAGAATGGCTGCTCTTGCCGGAAAATGAGCAACAACGGCTGCCGGAACTGTGTTATGCAAGAGTTGTGTAGTCGTCTACAAAATGGAGGTTTTAACTCTGCAATTTGCAAGTCTAAGTGGAGGAGCTCACCAGATATTCCTTCAG GTGAACACACATTTATAGACGTGGTGGACAATTCCAACCCTAAAAAGGGGGAAGTGAGGATTATTATTGAATTAAACTTGCGAGCAGAGTTTGAAATAGCCAAAGCAAGCGAGGAGTACAATCAACTAATTAAATGCCTACCAGAAGTATTTGTTGGAAAAATAGAGAGATTAATGTCACTAATCAAGATTTTGTGCAACGCTGCTAAAAAATGTATGAAGGAGAAGAAAATACACATGGCACCATGGCGGAAACATAAATACATGCAAGCTAAATGGCTTAAAACATTTGAACGTATGAGTAGTAGTACTACTGCTAAATTCCCATTATCGTCTGATCAAGAATATTCATCAAGCCGATTGCCGAGGCCAAGGGCATCTATGCTTACCATGGATTTTCTGGAAATTTTGCCAAATTTACGTTATACTGCCCTTCAAGTGGCGTGA